TTCTTTCAACAGCTTTAAGGCAAACGGCCTCTGTCTGTTCTTTGACGTACTGGAGAGCGTCGCCGTTTCTTTCAACAGCTCTAAGGCAAACGGCCTCTGTCTGTTCTTTGACGTACCGGAGAGCGTCGCCGTCGCTTTCAACAGCTCTAAGGGCTTCTTTTTCAGAAGCGTACGCAATAATATCGCCCTCTTTTCCGCCGACTTTTTTTAAAAATTCTTGCAAAGTCATTTTCTTAATCCTTTCTAAGTTTTTAATTTTAAGTTTATAATTGCTGGCGGGCGGCCTTTAAAGCCACTCCCGCCGCTGTGCTAAACACCTAAGTGGATAAGCGTTTTATTTTCGGGGGTCGCTATTCACCAGATAACGACCGCCCCGTTTTGAGAAGAAGTTACAAAATTATTTCAAGGAGCAAAAAAACTAAAGAGCGACACGTTCCATATTTCTTAATTCACGCCGAAAATCATCGGCGCGGGCTATGTATCTGTTTCCAAGTTTGCTTAAAAGACCTCGCATAAATCCACGATTGTAAATCCATTTTCTCACCGTGTCGGACTTGATTCCGTGCTGTTTGCAAATCTGCGATAGATAAATTCTTTTCGACATAAGCTATTATCTTTTTAGATTGGGATTATTGGAGCAGTACAGTACCGTAGCATTTGGCGCGTCAAGAGAAGTCAGTTGATTATTGGAGCAGTACAGTACCGTAGCATTTGGCGCGTCAAGAGAAGTCAGTTGATTATTGGAGCAGTCCAGTTTCGTAGCATTTGGCGCGTCAAGAGAAGTCAGTTGATTATTGTAGCATCGCAGTTCCGTAGCATTTGGCGCGTCAAGAGAAGTCAGTTGATTATTGGAGCAGTCCAGTTCCGTAATTATTAGACCGCCGAAATCGGGCATTTTTTTATAATCCAATGACGACAAATCAAGACTCTTAATAATTCCTAATCTTTTGTATGTTGCCAAAGCCGTATTAA
This genomic interval from Candidatus Micrarchaeia archaeon contains the following:
- a CDS encoding DUF4116 domain-containing protein, whose product is MTLQEFLKKVGGKEGDIIAYASEKEALRAVESDGDALRYVKEQTEAVCLRAVERNGDALQYVKEQTEAVCLKAVER